DNA from Ptychodera flava strain L36383 chromosome 15, AS_Pfla_20210202, whole genome shotgun sequence:
AGCGAAGTTTGTTTTTGGTATAACTGTCATAAGTAACTTCCTGTTGACTAACATGGTCGTCAGTAATGCCAATACTCTCAACATTCCAGAAGTTTTGAAGCAAGCTATTTTCCCCGGAAGTATGTGTGGCAACATGCATTACAGTAGAGGTGGGGAGGGAACTGGAATTTGGATGTGACAAGGGCCCAGACAACAAATAACCCAATTTGGAAGACACAGCAGTGGGTCCCTGTCCACGGATAACATGATCTCCAACAAATGAATAATAGAAATCTGCTCCTACCAAAATTGAAACTTCGAAATCATACGCATCAGATACAGGGTGTGCTAATTCCAACTCTCGCAAATATGATAATCTGACAATACTAGCACTAGATTTCAAATGGTTTCTAAGTGGTGTAGTTATCTGAGGTACAATAAAGCACGTATATTAACATTACAACCATTAGGTATAATTACCGTAATTTCTGCAATCTTCATTGATCGTAAACCAGTGGATTTCGCTCCAAGTGTGGAGACGTTTATGAGTTCAGAGTCACAGTTATTAAAGTCTATACCGATTGCTCTGGCGGTACGTTCAGTGATGAAACTTCTCTGCGAGCCGTCGTCAAAGAGCAGCGTTGCCGATTCAGACATCGTTGATCCTCTAGCCTTGATGTCTGCGATGGCGGTCTTCAGTAGCACCGATGAATTTCGGCTGACATCGGACGATACCAAGGTGCGAACGTCATCCCTCGTTGCGGCTGGGTGTTTTGGTGTCTCTCCGGTGCATATTGCTGTGTGGTGTTTGCGCTTGCAGACCTGACACTTGAATTTCGATTTGCAGTCTGAAACACGATGAAGTACCACTAAGGCAGTTGAAGCACAGTTTGTCTCGTTTGACGATTTCTAGTCGTTTTGTCTTGTCGGTGACAACCTTGCAATCTGTAGGTTTATGCCCTGTCTTCTTACAAAACGCACAATGCTGTGGTTTCGATGTTGTCAGAAAGGCGGCGGTAGCAGGTGGTTGATCGGTAAGATCGAGTTCAAAGTCAATAGTAGTCTCACCTGCTCTGTCGGCTTCTATTTCTCGTTGAATTGATTCTCTTAGACTTGTTAATGTCCAAGCTTCATCTCCCTTGTCTCTGGAGATCTGTTTTCGGACGTTCGCAGGCAATTTCTCTAGGATTATCGGAATCAGCAGATCTCCGAAAGTGTCATCTGATTTGCCGAGTGCGTTCAGTCCGCGAATGTAGCCTTCCATATTGTCGTGAAATGCTACTAAACTGTTCAGAGTTCCGGTTGGCTTCTCGAGTTGCCATAACGCCTTCATGTAAGCGTTGATTATAGTCTGAGGTTTACCATACCTTTTCGTGAGTACGTCGACTGCTTGCAGGTAGTGGTCGTTCGTCAGTGGTAACATTTGGATGGCTCGTTCTGCTTCGTCACGGAGATGTGCCCGCAAATATTGGAATTTTTGGACACCACTTAAACTTGTATCGTAACGGCAGCATCAAATCCATCTTTGAAACTTTGCCAGGTGAGAATGTCACCACTGAAAGGAGTCAGCGTCAGCTTCGGCAAGTTGACTTTCCTGTCGTTTGGTGGCTTTTGGGAACGACTTATCGGCCTGACTAAAACTGCCCTCAAAAAAGTTCTCGGTCGATCGTTCGTATCAATCGATGAGTTACAAACAGTTCTTGCTGAAATTGAAGCTACGTTGAACGATCGTCCACTGACTTATCTCTCCACCGATTCCAACGATCTTTCACCCTTGACCCCTTCACACTTGTTGCATGGTCGTCTTATCACAACTTTGCCATATTACTCAATCGATGAAGAGGAGCTAAATGACCCAACATTTGGTAGCCAAGAACGTCTCCAGAGGAGATCAGAGTATTTAGGCAAAATTCACACTCATTTCTGGAAAAGATGGTCTCAAGATTACCTCAACACATTGCGTGAAAGAGATCGAATTTCAGGGAAGGGAGCCATTCAGAATCAGATACGGGTGGGTGATGTTGTTCTAGTGGAAGACAAATCCGTCCCACGGATAAAGTGGTCTCTTGCCATTGTTGAAAAACTtaacacaggaaatgatggtttGGTGCGTTCGCTTGCATCAGAACGCGTACCGGCAAAACTAGTAGACCTATCACTAAATTGTATCCATTAGAAGTTAATTCAGAAGTGAAAATAATGAAACGTGCGCCGACACTGACGAAGGTGCGCACACTACAAATAGTAGCGTGATTAGTTCGCGACCAGTTCGTGAAGCGGCTATGAAAGCCCGTCGACGACTAAAGGAAATGTCATCAATTCTGTATTAGTAAGTTTTTGTTTCAGACTCGCATTCACTATCTTCAGTGACTGCTTTGTAGTTTTAGAGTTTAACTTTAGTTTGTGATATTTATAACTTTGAACTAATATTTcagttttgatttcatttgaagTTCGCTATGACATCCGTTAGATTGTAACTTACAGTTATTTTTTGAATTAGAGATTAATGTAACGTTTACACAAAGTATTTCCGTCATCCTATTTGTAGTTTTCTTTCTGTGTTTAAAGCTTATAACGAAGGATTTAATTAAGTATAGTTTATATAAGGATTTGCATTAGAGTTCTCTTTGAAGTTTGTATCACGCGCCACAAACAGAAGCAGATTGTGATTTAATCCGTACCAGGCGTATTTTCTTATCAAGCATGATTAGACACCAACCGCCATTGATCATTCAGATTATTCTTTCCGATCTTACGCTTATCATTGACACTTTACTCTTGAGATTTATTTCgtgttgtttttgcattttgaattcagTTGTGTAAGATTTTTGAAACTCTTTATCTTGCTGGCGGGAGGATGTTGGGAATCACGTGTATGGTGTAGCTCCGCCCCCAATTTCTTTACTAATTATGTAGATtatgcattgggcgtgtcattaGTTAGTCGTGTCATCATTGATTCTAATGATTATTCATACTACACTGTATATATGGACCTGTGATAGTAATAAAGGTCAAGAttttgaacttggtcatactaagacacaatacaaagctgtctccggcctattctgtctctctctaaccgAACCTATCCCCAAGTGTGTACCccacatttctggaaaaaaaaaattttaggtTGACGCCATATACACCTATGTAACAAGTACTTGTTTATCCGAAAACTGAAGGATTCAATGCACTGTGTATTTTGCCATCAGGTTGAGCTTTTAGAACATAGATTTTTATGTTTTAGTCTTGCTTATAGGTTTTTAAAGCTGTAATCCATTTGCAGCATCATGTGAGAAACTGTTGAGATCACGTCATCAAACACAATTGTTACTGATTGGCATTGTCATCGAAAAAGAGTATAATactcactagtacagaaatttgcgagaaatttgcgagaaatggacactttctcgctttattgcgagaagtaagcgagaatacatactttctcgcaatcaagctgcgagaactgtgctttctcgcatgcatctgcgagaaattgaattctcgcaatcaatcagcgagaactatgttttctcgctctgcatctgcgagaaattgtgaaattttgttAAATGCTTTCATAGAAGaacacaatttctcgcagatgcagagcgagaaaactaatttctcgctgattgattgcaagaattcagtttctcgcagatgctgagcgagaaaacagttctcgccagctgattgcgagaaaattaaattctcgctaatttattgcgagaaagtatgtattctcgcttacttctcgcaaaaaagcgagaaagtgtccatttttcGCAAATGTCTCTCAAATTTCTGTACCAGTGACTGCTACGCACTTTTACATTTGTTAGGAAAATGGATTACTTTTAAATATccgaaaaaaaacttgctcatgaaaaatacattaaaaaaattacctGTAGCTAACAATGCAATGCAGAAGAGAAGATTATACACGATTTGATCGGATGGAATTTCTTTAGAGAATGAACAACCTAATATAAATGATGTTGGCTATTCCCGTCTGTACTTTCTGTTTTGTTGCTGTTTTATGACTTCTTTTACtgtttgttttatgataaaagACAATGATTTAGCGTACAATATAAATTACACAATCAGGCTATTTATGATCTCGCTAGTTATACATGTAACAGCGATGTAACATCAGTGAAAAAAACATTCGTGGGTTATATTACttttgtacttttatttttctcaaaattgtacAAACTGCATACTGTAGGAATAAACTTGTAGAAGAAACCAAAAGTAATCTTAGAAAATTGTGTTCACTCTTACCCCGTAAATAAAAAGGCCGGCTGCATGAAAAAGCGTATATCCTGCTCCGGGTAACATGAtgcatttcatcaatttttgttttttctgcagtaattgTTGTGACCCAAGACAGTGGATGGTGTCTCATCAGTATGAAGTATATCTGCATTAGATTAGTAAAGGAAGTGCAATAGTCTGCTTTCTTTGTGAATATAACTCTTCTTCTCTTTGGAATTGTCTTGGTGTGTCCACTCCTTTACGTACTTAATTTATTAATGCCAGATTATTTCATAAAGCTAGCCTATCTTTATATGCCTCTTGAAATGATGAAACACACCCTGTCACACAATTAGGGATGCATTCAGAACAGTGTTTAATGGAAAAAGTTCATATCAAGAACAATTCTTGTAAAGTATTTGCACAACTAGAAATTGAAACACCGggaattctgcaataaaagtATGCACGGTGTATCAAAAAGGTATTATAACAATATATCAAATGTATTAAATCTCGGAAGGTTAGTAAATGTGCATGTCTTTATTCTTACCAATCCCAGCAAGATAATCATGTGGATTGCGTAAATTACCAATGTCACAAGTCGCTGAAATAAACCACCGAAGGCTTGCCAGAGGCTGGTAGTAAAAGTTGACCTGGTCCAGTACTTGACGTCCATACGTTTATAATGAGCTAGGAACATGTTTGACAATGAAGTATATGCACTAATTATCTTTATTATAAAGATAAGCTGCATCAACTGTAAATATCATATCTTTCGGATTAGTCTCGCTTAAAATTGTATACTTTTATCACGAATTGTGTAAATATGGGTCTGATTTAGCCtttcttttatttcaatcgaaCTGCAGAGGGCGCCAGTATCAATTAAACTGTTTCACCAACAACTTTGAAGATCGCAATACGAAAGAAGACTTACTGTGTCTTGACATACgcctttgaaatatttgaatttaaaatgccTGGACCAAATTTATCACAATATTATCTTTGCTTTGTACGTGTTGTCTGTAGCAAAATGTCACATTGTGTTACGCAATTTGTTACATGAAAAGTGGTGGTACCATATTGGCTTCAAATTCGTAGACTTTTATATCGCACAGTCGATGCAGTTACTGAAGTAGCAGGTGGGCAATTGCAGAAAACTAGTGTTCATCATATTATAAGAAGGCCAGGATAACAAAGTAAAAGGACAAATTCAAGAAGGGTGACTATACAAAGGGAACAGGAACTTGCAAGATGAAGACATGTCGGGCACATTGTATGAACATGAATTCCCTGAGTGATTAACTTAAACGAAACAAATAACGTCAGGACTGACAAAAAAGAGAGAAGCATAAAAAGAAATCCATGACGAATGAAATAGGTTTACCCTGCAtgggaatttgtattttcaagtgTAACTCCTACGGAGCTGCGTAGCCTAGGACACATGCGCCCCGTAGTGTAATTCGAAActgcactgataaatgtcttcattcaaatgttaaagcaatTTGAGCTCACCaactgtaccaagtttcatgaaatttgatgaaccatttcttgagaaatcagcctaattacaaaattcattaaatatgcaaatcagcagttagGTGTACGTCATGATACTTCTAGATATCTTTGCTTGCCAtaacactactggaagatcaaattctgtaccacgtttcatcaaatttgaggcAGCATgtctagacatatcacactaattatgaaagttattcaaatatgcaaattgacatgatactgcttaatgtcttcgcacagtattacagtactgttAGCTCAAACTCTGTACcaagtttcttcaaatttggtgcattaTGTCTTGAAATAGC
Protein-coding regions in this window:
- the LOC139152261 gene encoding uncharacterized protein yields the protein MSPLKGVSVSFGKLTFLSFGGFWERLIGLTKTALKKVLGRSFVSIDELQTVLAEIEATLNDRPLTYLSTDSNDLSPLTPSHLLHGRLITTLPYYSIDEEELNDPTFGSQERLQRRSEYLGKIHTHFWKRWSQDYLNTLRERDRISGKGAIQNQIRVGDVVLVEDKSVPRIKWSLAIVEKLNTGNDGLVRSLASERVPAKLVDLSLNCIH
- the LOC139152260 gene encoding uncharacterized protein, whose amino-acid sequence is MLPLTNDHYLQAVDVLTKRYGKPQTIINAYMKALWQLEKPTGTLNSLVAFHDNMEGYIRGLNALGKSDDTFGDLLIPIILEKLPANVRKQISRDKGDEAWTLTSLRESIQREIEADRAGETTIDFELDLTDQPPATAAFLTTSKPQHCAFCKKTGHKPTDCKVVTDKTKRLEIVKRDKLCFNCLSGTSSCFRLQIEIQVSGLQAQTPHSNMHRRDTKTPSRNEG